A genomic stretch from Lathyrus oleraceus cultivar Zhongwan6 chromosome 2, CAAS_Psat_ZW6_1.0, whole genome shotgun sequence includes:
- the LOC127122282 gene encoding protein MAIN-LIKE 2-like — protein MSLLTMGDEHRGTIENISTFDPKRFRCRVHEYVPHDPLIEPYIRGCGFGNLLNIVSYSVDYKFILALLERWRPETHTFHLPIGECTVTLEDVYMLLGLRIDGKAVNGKVNHVNDICNELLGAPLLDDEPEGDTSSQARGQGINLKYLRQYYNSIVLSEDSTEYEKIIKARCYIMILFGNFLFPESTGNSVNIMYLPLLRNINKVNTYSWGSAVLAHLYSALCKNAKKNTCTFFSCAYLLQAWGWSRMSSLAPENERPFAFPFATK, from the exons ATGTCTTTGTTaactatgggcgatgaacacagaggcacaatcgagaatatctcgacattt gatccgaagcggtttagatgtcgtgtacatgaatatgtaccccacgatcctttaatagaaccatatattagaggatgtggatttggaaatctcctaaacattgtttcgtactcggtggactacaagttcatcctagctttgttggagaggtggagacccgagacccacacatttcaccttccgattggtgagtgtaccgtcacacttgaggacgtgtacatgttgttgggtcttcgtatagatggaaaggcagtCAATGGGAAAGTTAACCATGTCAACGACATATGCAATGAATTActgggtgcccctttgttagacgacgaacctgagggagacacatccagtcaagcaagggggcaaggtataaatttaaaataccttagACAATATTATAACAGTATAGTACTGTCTgaagattcaaccgagtatgagaagataataaaagctcggtgttatattatgattttatttggtaactttttgtttccagaaagtacaggtaattctgtgaatataatgtatttacctttattacgcaacatcaataaggtaaacacttatagttggggttcagctgtgttggcccatctatatagtgcattgtgtaaaaatgcaaaaaagaatacctgtacttttttttcatgtgcttatttgcttcaagcttgggggtggTCTAGGATGTCGTCGCTCGCCCCAGAAAATGAGCGTCCATTCGCGTTCCCatttgcaaccaagtaa